The following are encoded together in the Lactuca sativa cultivar Salinas chromosome 1, Lsat_Salinas_v11, whole genome shotgun sequence genome:
- the LOC111900970 gene encoding myb-related protein 2, which produces MQMYHHHHQGKDIQSSSRMSITPDRHLFLQGGGDSGLVLSTDAKPRLKWTPDLHERFIEAVNQLGGADKATPKSVLKLMGIQGLTLYHLKSHLQKYRLSKNLYRQTNSGGTNKVDMVAPTGDDIGETNGSHMSSSSVFPQTNKNLQISEAIQMQIEVQRRLHEQLEVQRHLQLRIEAQGKYLQSVLEKAQETLGSQNLGTVGLEAAKVQLSELVSKVSTHCLNSTFPGIKDVSIQTNQPTDCSIDSCLTYCEGQQNEQDMMGLTLLKSKKVDNEPENVWCEDTNRNKKFDLSMSVGGLKTSEWNTSRSYTEERFMDRDEEAILMNQNNQKKTHSVKLEKVEMSQKFQLPYFGQKLDLNVHDGNDAASSHKQFDLNGLSW; this is translated from the exons ATGCAG ATgtatcatcaccatcatcaaggAAAGGACATACAGTCTTCATCAAGAATGTCAATTACACCAGATAGACATTTGTTTCTGCAAGGTGGAGGCGATTCAGGACTTGTTTTATCAACAGATGCTAAACCTCGACTCAAATGGACACCAGACCTCCATGAACGCTTCATAGAAGCAGTCAACCAGCTTGGAGGAGCAGATA AGGCTACTCCAAAATCGGTTTTGAAGTTAATGGGAATTCAAGGGCTTACTCTATACCACTTAAAGAGTCATCTCCAG AAGTACAGACTCAGTAAGAATCTATATCGCCAAACTAATAGTGGTGGAACAAATAAAGTTG ATATGGTTGCACCAACAGGAGATGACATTGGTGAAACGAATGGAAGccacatgagcagttcaagtgTTTTCCCTCAAACAAACAA AAATTTGCAGATAAGTGAAGCAATACAGATGCAAATTGAAGTTCAAAGAAGGCTACATGAGCAACTTGAG GTACAGAGACACTTACAGCTTCGAATCGAAGCACAAGGGAAATACTTACAATCAGTTCTTGAAAAAGCACAAGAGACCCTTGGAAGCCAAAACTTAGGCACAGTTGGACTAGAGGCTGCAAAAGTTCAACTATCAGAATTGGTCTCAAAAGTATCCACTCACTGCTTAAATTCTACATTTCCGGGTATTAAAGATGTCTCAATACAGACAAACCAGCCAACAGATTGTTCGATTGACAGTTGCTTGACTTACTGTGAAGGACAACAAAATGAACAAGATATGATGGGGTTGACTCTTTTGAAGTCAAAGAAGGTTGACAATGAGCCAGAAAATGTATGGTGTGAAGATACGAATAGAAACAAGAAGTTCGATCTGTCGATGAGTGTTGGAGGACTCAAAACCAGTGAATGGAACACTAGTAGAAGCTACACTGAGGAAAGATTTATGGATAGAGACGAGGAAGCCATTTTAATGAATCAAAACAATCAAAAGAAGACACACTCGGTGAAACTGGAGAAGGTTGAGATGTCACAAAAGTTTCAGTTGCCTTATTTTGGACAAAAACTTGACCTTAATGTCCATGATGGGAATGATGCTGCTTCAAGTCACAAGCAGTTCGATTTGAACGGACTTAGTTGGTAA
- the LOC128126462 gene encoding protein MLN51 homolog: MAFPGYVTQPNGMGNSEMTWLPVLAGAAGALGAAGALGETYCSPYITMDGAYHARPSGQTSALPPTRSVTCYYDLRF; this comes from the exons ATGGCGTTCCCTGGCTATGTTACTCAGCCCAATGGAATGGGGAATTCAGAAAtgacatg GCTACCTGTTTTGGCTGGTGCTGCTGGGGCTTTAGGTGCTGCAGGAGCTTTAGGGGAAACATATTGTTCACCTTATATCACAATGGATGGTGCTTATCATGCTAGGCCATCTGGCCAGACCTCTGCATTGCCTCCTACAAGGTCTGTTACTTGTTATTATGATTTACGATTCTGA